In a single window of the Halobaculum lipolyticum genome:
- a CDS encoding J domain-containing protein — protein sequence MDRDVLVLGIAAVLAGLTATLVTLGLTHSPFILVAALPTGAGAYFMWYQASGRMREDLRARAARERASAGRRRAPGGDSRFAREARERARMGDGGRVGAGRGRGPGGARAGAGAGASATATAGMPPGDARRTLGVDAGVSQSELKAAYRDRVKETHPDSGGDEEAFKRVNRAYETLKDD from the coding sequence GTGGATCGCGACGTCCTCGTCCTCGGGATCGCGGCCGTGCTCGCCGGCCTGACGGCCACCCTCGTCACGCTCGGCCTCACGCACTCGCCGTTCATCCTCGTAGCTGCGCTCCCGACCGGCGCCGGCGCCTACTTCATGTGGTATCAGGCGTCCGGCCGGATGCGGGAGGACCTGCGTGCGCGCGCCGCCCGCGAGCGGGCGAGTGCGGGGCGGAGACGCGCGCCCGGCGGCGACTCCCGGTTCGCCCGGGAGGCCCGCGAGCGCGCCCGGATGGGCGACGGGGGCCGCGTCGGCGCCGGACGCGGCCGCGGTCCCGGCGGCGCGCGAGCGGGCGCCGGCGCCGGCGCGTCGGCGACCGCGACCGCCGGGATGCCTCCGGGCGACGCGCGCCGGACCCTCGGCGTCGACGCCGGCGTCTCCCAGTCGGAACTGAAAGCCGCCTACCGGGACCGCGTGAAGGAGACCCACCCCGACTCCGGCGGCGACGAGGAGGCGTTCAAACGGGTGAACCGCGCCTACGAGACGCTGAAGGACGACTGA
- a CDS encoding GTPBP1 family GTP-binding protein: protein MGADRAVLTRTIERGEQEGGNVEFKTRLTRAVHLADGRMESLAAQLRHRVLSGDGEALYVVGVTDDGGIAGIAPAAFSESMDVLSLLAEEADAHIHDVETWAAGTGETEGGLVGLATIREGAAFAGEDDHIVVGTAGHVDHGKSTLVGTLVTGQADDGDGGTRSYLDVQPHEMERGLSADLSYGVYGFDDDGPVRTDNPDRKSDRARVVEEADRLVSFVDTVGHEPWLRTTIRGLVGQKLDYGLLVVAADDGPTKTTREHLGILLAMELPTLVAITKVDAAPDGRVEEVEREVESMLRDVGKTPLLVERHGVATAVDEVGDGVVPVLLTSAVTRQGLPELDRMLETLPKRADDADADFRMYVDRAYDVKGVGAVASGTIRSGEVEAGDELLLGPMPDGSFREVEVRSIEMHYHRVDKARAGRIVGIALKGVREAEVERGMALVPRDATPRPVRSFDAEVMVLNHPTRIQDGYEPVVHLETVSEAAVFSPEGGRLLPGDTGETEVRFKFRPYLVEEGQRFVFREGRSKGVGTVTGVRYADE, encoded by the coding sequence ATGGGCGCTGACCGGGCCGTGCTCACACGGACCATCGAGCGCGGCGAGCAGGAGGGCGGCAACGTCGAGTTCAAGACCCGCCTCACCCGGGCGGTCCACCTCGCGGACGGCCGCATGGAGTCGCTGGCGGCACAGCTCCGCCACCGGGTGCTCTCGGGCGACGGCGAGGCGCTGTACGTGGTCGGCGTCACCGACGACGGCGGCATCGCCGGCATCGCGCCGGCGGCGTTCTCGGAGTCGATGGACGTGCTCTCGCTGTTGGCCGAGGAGGCGGACGCCCACATCCACGACGTGGAGACGTGGGCCGCGGGGACCGGCGAGACCGAGGGCGGGCTGGTCGGTCTCGCGACGATCCGCGAGGGCGCCGCCTTCGCCGGCGAGGACGACCACATCGTCGTCGGCACCGCCGGCCACGTCGACCACGGCAAGTCCACCCTCGTCGGCACGCTCGTCACCGGGCAGGCCGACGACGGCGACGGCGGCACCCGTTCGTACCTCGACGTCCAGCCACACGAGATGGAGCGGGGGCTGTCCGCCGACCTCAGCTACGGCGTGTACGGCTTCGACGACGACGGGCCGGTCCGCACGGACAACCCCGACCGCAAGTCCGACCGCGCACGGGTCGTCGAGGAGGCCGACCGCCTCGTCTCGTTCGTCGACACCGTCGGCCACGAGCCGTGGCTACGCACCACGATCCGAGGGTTGGTCGGCCAGAAACTCGACTACGGGCTGCTCGTCGTCGCGGCCGACGACGGGCCGACGAAGACGACCCGCGAACACCTCGGCATCCTGCTGGCGATGGAGCTACCGACGCTCGTCGCGATCACGAAGGTCGACGCCGCGCCCGACGGGCGCGTCGAGGAGGTGGAGCGGGAGGTGGAGTCGATGCTGCGCGACGTGGGGAAGACCCCGCTGCTGGTCGAGCGCCACGGCGTCGCCACCGCCGTCGACGAGGTCGGCGACGGCGTCGTGCCCGTCCTCCTCACCTCGGCGGTGACGCGACAGGGACTCCCCGAACTCGACCGGATGCTGGAGACGCTCCCGAAGCGCGCCGACGACGCGGACGCGGACTTCCGGATGTACGTCGACCGCGCCTACGACGTGAAAGGCGTCGGCGCGGTCGCCTCCGGCACCATCCGGTCGGGCGAGGTGGAAGCCGGCGACGAACTCCTGCTCGGGCCGATGCCCGACGGGAGCTTCCGCGAGGTGGAGGTGCGGTCGATCGAGATGCACTACCACCGCGTCGACAAGGCCCGCGCGGGCCGGATCGTCGGCATCGCGCTCAAGGGGGTCCGCGAGGCCGAGGTCGAGCGCGGGATGGCGCTGGTCCCCCGCGACGCGACCCCGCGGCCGGTGCGGTCGTTCGACGCCGAGGTGATGGTGCTCAACCACCCCACCCGCATCCAGGACGGGTACGAACCGGTCGTCCACCTGGAGACGGTGAGCGAGGCGGCCGTGTTCTCCCCCGAGGGCGGGCGACTGCTCCCGGGCGACACCGGCGAGACCGAGGTCCGCTTCAAGTTCCGACCGTACCTCGTCGAGGAGGGACAGCGGTTCGTGTTCCGCGAGGGGCGCAGCAAGGGCGTCGGCACGGTGACCGGCGTGCGCTACGCCGACGAGTGA
- the mch gene encoding methenyltetrahydromethanopterin cyclohydrolase: MDSLNRMAVELVDEALDFADELNIAGYELDSGATVVDFGVDADGGLEAGLLLAEIQTAGLATLQSRMGRVDGSPTPYVELTTDHPGVALLGCQKAGWELDMPGFAGLGSGPARALVGEEREFQALDYFDEFDLTVLCVESAALPGDDVAEHVAERANVNEQAVFLPTTALGSTAGSVTAAARAAELAVFRLFELGYDPENVQSAAGSAPVAPVSYDETEAMGRTNDAVAYGGEVHLTVSEEFDRFDELPSSAADEYGRPFAEVFADADYDFYEVDESVFAPAAVTVDVLDGPTYALGDTHEDLLAESFDYR, encoded by the coding sequence ATGGACAGTCTCAATCGCATGGCGGTCGAGTTGGTCGACGAGGCGTTGGACTTCGCCGACGAGTTGAACATCGCCGGCTACGAACTCGACTCGGGCGCGACGGTCGTCGACTTCGGCGTCGACGCCGACGGCGGTCTCGAAGCCGGGCTCCTCCTCGCGGAGATCCAGACCGCCGGACTGGCGACGCTCCAGAGCCGGATGGGCCGGGTCGACGGCTCGCCGACGCCGTACGTCGAGTTGACGACCGACCACCCCGGCGTCGCGCTGCTGGGCTGCCAGAAGGCCGGCTGGGAACTCGACATGCCGGGGTTCGCGGGGCTTGGCTCGGGACCGGCCCGGGCGCTCGTCGGCGAGGAGCGGGAGTTCCAGGCGCTCGACTACTTCGACGAGTTCGACCTCACCGTGTTGTGCGTCGAGAGCGCCGCCCTCCCCGGCGACGACGTGGCCGAACACGTCGCAGAGCGGGCGAACGTGAACGAGCAGGCGGTGTTCCTCCCGACGACCGCCCTCGGGTCGACCGCCGGGAGCGTGACCGCGGCCGCCCGCGCGGCGGAGTTGGCCGTCTTCCGCCTGTTCGAGTTGGGGTACGACCCCGAGAACGTCCAGTCGGCGGCCGGCTCCGCGCCGGTCGCCCCGGTCAGCTACGACGAGACGGAGGCGATGGGCCGGACCAACGACGCCGTCGCGTACGGCGGGGAGGTCCACCTCACCGTGAGCGAGGAGTTCGACCGCTTCGACGAACTCCCCTCCAGCGCGGCCGACGAGTACGGGCGCCCGTTCGCGGAGGTGTTCGCCGACGCGGACTACGACTTCTACGAGGTCGACGAGTCGGTGTTCGCCCCCGCCGCCGTCACCGTCGACGTGCTCGACGGACCCACGTACGCGCTGGGCGACACCCACGAGGACCTGCTCGCGGAGTCGTTCGACTACCGGTAG
- the gltB gene encoding glutamate synthase large subunit has product MTEPDASARVEGLADPDDERSNCGVGAVVDLDGGRSHEVVSDALELLENLEHRGTTGAEQNTGDGAGIMIERPDEFFRAVVGELPETYAVGSLFMPVDDAVRGDLEELFESTLADYDLEVVAWRDVPTDAAGADLGETALDSEPDVRQAFVAPASGADLDEETFDRRLYVARRAVESAVEGVDGGERFYVCSLDRQRVVYKGLLKADQIDAYYPDLRDDRLASGVALVHARFSTNTLGAWHLAHPYRNVVHNGEFNTIQGNVNWMRARQSDLADGGFTDEELDAVRPVISDPNQSDTASVDETLDLLLQGGRELPHALRMMIPEAYRKDDAMSAERRDFYDYHASLVEPWDGPALVIGFDGDRVAGVLDRNGLRPCRYDVTTDGRLVMGSEVGALDHDPSEVRERGRLRPGETFVADRNEGRVLDDREVFADLTDERYGEWVDAEQRDLAEVTAAADPAPETGPDGDLRAKQAAFGYTTDQLNHLIGPMAEQGKDPVGSMGDDTPLSVLSEFDRPLFTYFKQLFAQVSNPPIDYIREELVTSMETRLGPQRNLLGETPEHARQVANDSPVLTEAETATLRELGDATDGALTSVTLDTTFDPDDSLQAAVEDLRAAAADAVRDGADVVVLSDRGMGPDRIHVPSLLATGAVHHHLVREGLRARAGLVVESGDPREVHHVACLVGYGAGAVCPYLAYDTVRDIVAGPDGADEEEALAAYRAALEQGLLKTMAKMGISTVESYQGAQIFEAVGLDSDLVREYFEGTEIRTNGIGLPEIESDLRDRYDVGFGEDPKLETQGEYEHRSTGIKHGWNPHSVNALHRAVREGDREAFEEFSAQVNDPDTPAELRNLLDIDNDRDPIPVDDVEPVDEIAKRFSTAAMSLGSLSPEQHENNAIAMNRIGAKSNTGEGGEPPERFDTERNCNVKQVASGRFGVTSNYLTSAEEIQIKMAQGSKPGEGGHLPGAKVNEYIAHVRYSTPGVGLISPPPLHDIYSIEDLKQLIYDLKAANPEADINVKLVSEAGIGTIAAGVAKAEADVVHISGHSGGTGASPKTSIKNAGLPWELGVAEANQMLRATGLRDRITVSTDGGLKTGRDVAVAALLGAEEYSFGTGALVSSGCVMARQCHQNTCPVGVATQREDLRDRFPGEPEHVINYMQFIAQELREIMADLGFETVDEMVGRVDCLSQRDTDHPKASKLDLSALIAEPGDDGPRHKVREQDHPDVDDALDWDLLEELGDAVERGEPAALSADVDNTDRAVGATLSNRISRAHGEDGLPAGTLDLDFRGQAGQSFGAFLAGGVDAHLVGAANDYVGKGLSGGTVVVQTPADAAFEADENILIGNVALYGATAGEAYVNGMAGERFAVRNSGVKAVVEGVGDHGCEYMTGGVVAVLGEVGRNFAAGMSGGVAYVHDPDDELAAKTNHGMVSLSDDLTDQDEAMLRRLVENHRARTDSDRAAELLADWESVASEFTRVLPDAYAEVIAEGRGDDVREELPEVAEGGAATAEFGAGAVGDD; this is encoded by the coding sequence ATGACTGAGCCGGACGCGTCGGCGCGCGTCGAGGGCCTGGCGGACCCCGACGACGAGCGCTCGAACTGTGGTGTGGGTGCCGTCGTCGACCTCGACGGCGGGCGATCGCACGAGGTAGTATCGGACGCGCTGGAACTCCTCGAGAACTTGGAACACCGAGGGACGACGGGCGCGGAGCAGAACACGGGGGACGGGGCGGGGATCATGATCGAACGGCCCGACGAGTTCTTCCGGGCGGTCGTCGGCGAACTCCCGGAGACGTACGCCGTCGGGTCGCTGTTCATGCCCGTCGACGACGCCGTCCGCGGCGATCTGGAGGAGCTGTTCGAGTCGACGCTCGCCGACTACGATCTGGAGGTGGTCGCTTGGCGCGACGTGCCGACGGACGCCGCGGGCGCCGACCTGGGGGAGACCGCGCTCGACTCCGAGCCGGACGTCCGGCAGGCGTTCGTCGCGCCCGCGTCGGGCGCCGACCTCGACGAGGAGACGTTCGACCGACGGCTGTACGTCGCCAGACGGGCGGTCGAGTCCGCGGTCGAGGGCGTCGACGGCGGCGAGCGCTTCTACGTCTGCTCGCTGGACCGACAGCGCGTCGTGTACAAGGGGCTGTTGAAGGCCGACCAGATCGACGCGTACTACCCCGACCTCCGCGACGACCGGCTCGCGTCGGGCGTCGCGCTCGTCCACGCCCGCTTCTCGACGAACACGCTCGGCGCGTGGCACCTCGCGCACCCGTACCGCAACGTCGTCCACAACGGCGAGTTCAACACGATCCAGGGCAACGTCAACTGGATGCGCGCCCGCCAGTCCGACCTCGCGGACGGCGGCTTCACCGACGAGGAGTTGGACGCGGTTCGCCCGGTCATCTCGGACCCGAACCAGTCCGACACCGCCTCCGTCGACGAGACGCTCGACCTCCTCCTGCAGGGCGGCCGCGAGCTTCCACACGCGCTGCGGATGATGATCCCCGAGGCGTACCGCAAGGACGACGCGATGAGCGCGGAGCGACGCGACTTCTACGACTACCACGCGTCGCTCGTCGAACCGTGGGACGGTCCCGCGCTGGTCATCGGCTTCGACGGCGACCGCGTCGCGGGCGTCCTCGACCGCAACGGACTGCGCCCGTGCCGCTACGACGTGACGACCGACGGCCGTCTCGTGATGGGCAGCGAGGTCGGCGCGCTCGACCACGACCCCAGCGAGGTGCGCGAGCGCGGCCGCCTCCGGCCGGGCGAGACGTTCGTCGCCGACCGCAACGAGGGCCGCGTGCTCGACGACCGGGAGGTGTTCGCCGACCTCACCGACGAGCGGTACGGCGAGTGGGTCGACGCCGAGCAGCGCGACCTCGCCGAGGTGACCGCCGCCGCCGACCCCGCCCCCGAGACCGGGCCGGACGGCGACCTGCGGGCGAAGCAGGCCGCCTTCGGCTACACGACCGACCAGTTGAACCACCTCATCGGCCCGATGGCCGAGCAGGGGAAGGACCCGGTCGGCTCGATGGGCGACGACACGCCGCTGTCGGTGCTGTCGGAGTTCGACCGCCCGCTGTTCACGTACTTCAAGCAACTGTTCGCACAGGTGTCGAACCCGCCGATCGACTACATCCGCGAGGAACTGGTCACGTCGATGGAGACGCGCCTCGGCCCGCAGCGGAACCTCCTCGGCGAGACGCCCGAGCACGCCCGACAGGTGGCGAACGACTCGCCGGTCCTGACCGAGGCGGAGACGGCGACCCTCCGCGAGTTGGGCGACGCGACCGACGGCGCGCTCACGTCGGTCACGCTTGACACGACGTTCGACCCCGACGACTCGCTGCAGGCGGCCGTCGAGGACCTGCGCGCGGCCGCCGCCGACGCCGTCCGCGACGGCGCCGACGTCGTCGTCCTCTCGGACCGCGGGATGGGTCCCGACCGGATCCACGTCCCGAGCCTGCTGGCGACCGGTGCGGTCCACCACCACCTCGTGCGCGAGGGGCTGCGCGCCCGCGCGGGACTCGTCGTCGAGTCGGGCGACCCCCGGGAGGTCCACCACGTCGCGTGTCTCGTCGGCTACGGCGCCGGCGCGGTGTGTCCGTACCTCGCGTACGACACCGTGCGCGACATCGTCGCCGGTCCCGACGGGGCCGACGAGGAGGAGGCGCTGGCGGCCTACCGTGCGGCGCTCGAACAGGGGCTGTTGAAGACGATGGCGAAGATGGGCATCTCGACGGTCGAGTCGTACCAGGGCGCCCAGATCTTCGAAGCCGTCGGGCTGGACTCCGACCTCGTGCGCGAGTACTTCGAGGGGACCGAGATCCGGACGAACGGCATCGGGCTCCCCGAGATCGAGTCGGACCTGCGCGACCGCTACGACGTCGGCTTCGGCGAGGACCCGAAGCTGGAGACGCAGGGGGAGTACGAACACCGCTCGACGGGGATCAAACACGGCTGGAACCCCCACTCGGTGAACGCGCTCCACCGCGCCGTCCGCGAGGGCGACCGCGAGGCGTTCGAGGAGTTCTCGGCGCAGGTGAACGACCCCGACACGCCCGCGGAACTGCGGAACCTCCTCGACATCGACAACGACCGCGACCCGATCCCGGTCGACGACGTGGAGCCGGTCGACGAGATCGCGAAGCGCTTCTCGACGGCCGCGATGAGCCTCGGCAGCCTCTCGCCCGAGCAACACGAGAACAACGCGATCGCGATGAACCGGATCGGCGCGAAGTCGAACACCGGCGAGGGCGGCGAGCCGCCCGAGCGCTTCGACACCGAGCGCAACTGCAACGTGAAGCAGGTGGCCTCCGGCCGCTTCGGCGTCACCTCGAACTACCTCACGAGCGCCGAGGAGATCCAGATCAAGATGGCGCAAGGCTCGAAGCCCGGTGAGGGCGGCCACCTCCCCGGCGCGAAGGTGAACGAGTACATCGCGCACGTGCGCTACTCCACGCCGGGCGTCGGCCTCATCTCGCCGCCGCCGCTGCACGACATCTACTCCATCGAGGACCTCAAGCAGCTGATCTACGACCTGAAGGCCGCCAACCCGGAGGCCGACATCAACGTGAAGTTGGTCTCGGAGGCGGGTATCGGCACCATCGCCGCAGGCGTCGCGAAGGCGGAAGCCGACGTGGTCCACATCTCCGGCCACTCCGGCGGGACCGGTGCGTCGCCGAAGACGAGCATCAAGAACGCCGGCCTGCCGTGGGAACTCGGCGTTGCCGAGGCGAACCAGATGCTCCGGGCGACCGGACTCCGCGACCGGATCACCGTCTCGACGGACGGCGGCCTGAAGACGGGCCGCGACGTGGCGGTCGCCGCGCTGTTGGGCGCCGAGGAGTACTCCTTCGGCACCGGCGCGCTCGTCTCCTCGGGCTGTGTGATGGCGCGCCAGTGTCACCAGAACACCTGCCCGGTGGGGGTCGCCACCCAGCGCGAGGACCTGCGCGACCGCTTCCCCGGCGAGCCTGAGCACGTCATCAACTACATGCAGTTCATCGCGCAGGAGCTGCGCGAGATCATGGCCGACCTCGGCTTCGAGACGGTCGACGAGATGGTCGGGCGCGTGGACTGTCTCTCCCAGCGCGACACCGACCACCCGAAGGCGAGCAAGCTCGACCTGTCGGCGCTCATCGCCGAGCCGGGCGACGACGGCCCGCGCCACAAGGTGCGCGAGCAGGACCACCCGGACGTCGACGACGCGCTCGACTGGGACCTCCTCGAGGAACTCGGCGACGCCGTCGAGCGCGGCGAACCGGCCGCCCTCTCGGCGGATGTGGACAACACCGACCGCGCGGTCGGCGCCACGCTGTCGAACCGCATCTCGCGGGCCCACGGCGAGGACGGACTCCCCGCGGGCACCCTCGACCTCGACTTCCGCGGCCAGGCGGGCCAGTCGTTCGGCGCGTTCCTCGCCGGCGGCGTGGACGCCCACCTCGTCGGCGCCGCCAACGACTACGTCGGCAAGGGGCTGTCCGGCGGGACGGTCGTCGTGCAGACGCCCGCCGACGCGGCGTTCGAGGCCGACGAGAACATCCTGATCGGCAACGTCGCGCTGTACGGCGCCACCGCCGGCGAGGCGTACGTCAACGGGATGGCCGGCGAGCGGTTCGCCGTGCGCAACTCCGGCGTGAAAGCCGTCGTCGAGGGCGTCGGCGACCACGGCTGCGAGTACATGACCGGCGGCGTCGTCGCGGTGTTGGGCGAGGTCGGCCGTAACTTCGCCGCGGGGATGTCCGGCGGCGTCGCGTACGTCCACGACCCCGACGACGAACTGGCCGCGAAGACGAACCACGGGATGGTGAGCCTGAGCGACGACCTCACCGACCAGGACGAGGCGATGCTCCGCCGGCTGGTCGAGAACCACCGCGCGCGCACCGACAGCGACCGGGCGGCCGAACTGCTCGCCGACTGGGAGTCCGTCGCGTCGGAGTTCACGCGCGTCCTGCCCGACGCCTACGCCGAGGTCATCGCCGAGGGCCGCGGCGACGACGTGCGCGAGGAACTGCCCGAGGTCGCGGAGGGCGGCGCCGCCACCGCGGAGTTCGGCGCGGGCGCGGTCGGCGACGACTGA
- the proS gene encoding proline--tRNA ligase, with the protein MSEHDDAGSGGDDAQELGITKSKEYETGEWYAEVVQKAKLANYAPDGMSGFIITRPRGYALWERLQNFLDAKFKATGAQNAYFPLFIPESYLEAEKDIVEGFDPEVAWVTHGGHEELDERLAVRPTSESIIAPYMSQWVRSHRDLPLRLNQWASVVRWEATDTKPFFRTKEFLWQEGHTAHADREGAWAETMTRLDQYESAYQDFLAIPVLRGQKPDHDKFPGADTTTTVEALMPDGKSVQGGTSHYLGTSFAEAFDITFSDEDEADRVAHTTSWGLSWRALGALIMTHSDDQGLVLPPTVAPTQVVIVPIWQEDTKDEVLEYAEGVAEELEEAGVRVELDDRDTRNPGFKFNEHELNGVPVRFEIGPYEVDDDEVTVVHRPDGEETTVDRDDVAETTQEHLDEVYAKLYAAAEENLEGEVREADSRNEILGTIGQHGGYVKAPWCGDEACETEVKDQIAAEIVMVPFEEEDDRHGGDHDETCAICDDDATRTAYFAKSY; encoded by the coding sequence ATGAGCGAACACGACGACGCCGGCTCCGGCGGCGACGACGCACAGGAGCTGGGCATCACGAAGTCGAAGGAGTACGAGACCGGCGAGTGGTACGCCGAAGTAGTGCAGAAAGCGAAGCTGGCGAACTACGCGCCCGACGGCATGTCCGGGTTCATCATCACCCGCCCCCGCGGCTACGCGCTGTGGGAGCGCCTTCAGAACTTCCTCGACGCGAAGTTCAAGGCGACCGGCGCGCAGAACGCCTACTTCCCCCTGTTCATCCCCGAGTCGTACCTCGAGGCCGAGAAGGACATCGTCGAGGGGTTCGACCCCGAGGTCGCGTGGGTGACGCACGGCGGCCACGAGGAGTTGGACGAACGGCTCGCCGTCCGCCCCACCTCCGAGTCGATCATCGCCCCCTACATGTCTCAGTGGGTGCGGAGCCACCGCGACCTGCCCCTCCGCCTCAACCAGTGGGCGTCGGTCGTGCGCTGGGAGGCGACGGACACGAAGCCGTTCTTCCGGACGAAGGAGTTCCTCTGGCAGGAGGGCCACACCGCCCACGCCGACCGCGAGGGCGCGTGGGCGGAGACGATGACCCGCCTCGACCAGTACGAGTCGGCGTACCAGGACTTCCTCGCCATCCCCGTGCTGCGCGGGCAGAAGCCCGACCACGACAAGTTCCCCGGCGCCGACACCACGACGACCGTCGAGGCGCTGATGCCCGACGGGAAGTCGGTGCAGGGCGGCACGTCCCACTACCTCGGCACCAGCTTCGCGGAGGCGTTCGACATCACGTTCTCCGACGAGGACGAGGCCGACCGCGTCGCCCACACGACGTCGTGGGGGCTCTCGTGGCGCGCGCTCGGCGCGCTGATCATGACCCATTCCGACGACCAGGGGCTGGTGCTTCCCCCTACCGTCGCGCCCACGCAGGTCGTCATCGTCCCCATCTGGCAGGAGGACACGAAAGACGAGGTGCTGGAGTACGCCGAGGGCGTCGCCGAGGAGTTGGAGGAGGCGGGCGTCCGCGTCGAACTCGACGACCGCGACACGCGCAATCCCGGCTTCAAGTTCAACGAGCACGAACTGAACGGCGTCCCCGTCCGCTTCGAGATCGGTCCCTACGAGGTCGACGACGACGAGGTCACCGTCGTCCACCGCCCCGACGGCGAGGAGACGACCGTCGACCGCGACGACGTCGCCGAGACGACACAGGAGCACCTCGACGAGGTGTACGCGAAGCTGTACGCCGCCGCCGAGGAGAACCTCGAGGGCGAGGTGCGCGAGGCCGACTCGCGCAACGAGATCCTCGGCACCATCGGCCAACACGGCGGCTACGTGAAGGCGCCGTGGTGCGGCGACGAGGCCTGCGAGACCGAGGTGAAAGACCAGATCGCCGCCGAGATCGTGATGGTCCCCTTCGAGGAGGAGGACGACCGCCACGGGGGCGACCACGACGAGACGTGTGCGATCTGTGACGACGACGCCACCCGAACCGCGTACTTCGCGAAGTCGTACTGA
- a CDS encoding GNAT family N-acetyltransferase, translated as MTLTPVDLAGDDTDDLLALFREYGWWDDRERDDVERALGNTDLAIGVREHDADERPGDGALVAAARVITDFVYYARVYDVIVARDRRGDGVGRALLESVVGDERLADVNPVLLCREGLVPFYESVGLERYPESVAVPDDDVDGEEVLATLVHATAGE; from the coding sequence ATGACGCTCACCCCGGTCGACCTCGCTGGCGACGACACGGACGACCTGCTCGCGCTGTTCCGGGAGTACGGCTGGTGGGACGACCGCGAGCGCGACGACGTGGAGCGCGCGCTCGGCAACACGGACCTGGCGATCGGTGTGCGCGAGCACGACGCGGACGAGCGCCCCGGGGACGGCGCCCTCGTCGCCGCCGCTCGGGTGATCACCGACTTCGTCTACTACGCCCGCGTGTACGACGTCATCGTCGCCCGCGACCGCCGCGGCGACGGCGTCGGCCGCGCCCTACTGGAGAGCGTCGTCGGCGACGAGCGCCTCGCGGACGTGAACCCCGTCCTCCTGTGTCGCGAGGGACTGGTGCCGTTCTACGAGTCCGTCGGCTTGGAGCGCTACCCCGAGTCGGTCGCCGTCCCCGACGACGACGTCGACGGCGAGGAGGTGCTCGCGACGCTCGTCCACGCCACGGCGGGTGAGTGA